In Nitrospira sp., a single window of DNA contains:
- a CDS encoding glutathione peroxidase, with translation MSLYDIDLVTINGKPQKMEVYRGKTLLIVNVASECGFTPQYMGLQALYDKFKDRGFVVLGFPCNQFGHQEPNSEAEIELFCPRTYSVTFPMFTKIEANGGNTHPLYQYLKSAMPGLFGTEAIKWNFTKFLVGSDGTVLKRYAPSDKPEAIEADLTMRL, from the coding sequence ATGAGCCTCTACGACATCGACCTCGTCACTATCAATGGCAAGCCGCAGAAAATGGAAGTCTATCGTGGGAAAACACTGCTTATCGTCAATGTCGCGAGCGAGTGTGGCTTTACACCGCAGTATATGGGACTGCAAGCGCTCTACGATAAATTCAAAGACAGAGGTTTTGTTGTGCTTGGGTTCCCCTGTAATCAGTTTGGGCATCAGGAGCCGAACAGCGAAGCAGAGATTGAGTTGTTCTGCCCTAGGACCTACAGCGTCACCTTCCCGATGTTCACCAAGATCGAGGCGAACGGTGGAAATACCCACCCGCTCTACCAGTACCTCAAGTCAGCGATGCCTGGGTTGTTTGGCACCGAGGCAATCAAGTGGAACTTCACCAAATTTCTCGTTGGCTCCGATGGCACGGTGCTGAAGCGCTATGCGCCGAGCGACAAGCCGGAAGCGATCGAAGCTGATCTGACCATGAGGCTGTAG
- a CDS encoding IS3 family transposase translates to MKEQIKKRIYTTRELATAEIDDYIKTFYNRLRRIVI, encoded by the coding sequence ATTAAGGAGCAGATCAAGAAGCGCATCTACACAACTCGGGAGCTCGCTACGGCTGAGATCGACGACTACATCAAGACCTTCTATAATCGCCTCCGTCGCATAGTCATCTAA
- a CDS encoding 3'-5' exonuclease has translation MESGVVGFIAISVLLLSILWLIYKLGKGILPILFGSKHHDHSADISRRSLDHLPAQFIVFDLETTGLNAEEDEVIEFGAIRVNRDAKHHEVFQTLVRPRKPIPTKITELTGITQSMAELEGKQLTDALQEFVAFIGDLPLVSFNAEFDMAFLNNAAKQHGMQINNPVSCALIMARRAWPERKSYRLADLAKDGNLSTKDSHRALGDCQRALIVYTAAASLLGTTR, from the coding sequence ATGGAATCAGGTGTCGTTGGCTTCATTGCAATCTCAGTCCTCCTGCTCAGCATTCTGTGGCTTATCTATAAGCTAGGCAAAGGCATTCTGCCCATTCTGTTTGGATCGAAACATCACGACCACTCTGCCGATATTTCACGGCGGAGCCTCGATCATCTTCCAGCACAGTTCATCGTCTTTGACCTCGAAACAACTGGCTTGAATGCTGAGGAGGACGAAGTTATTGAGTTCGGTGCGATACGCGTTAACCGGGACGCCAAGCATCATGAGGTGTTCCAGACTCTCGTGAGACCTCGTAAGCCCATCCCAACAAAGATCACCGAACTTACAGGCATAACCCAATCTATGGCTGAGTTAGAAGGCAAACAACTCACGGATGCGCTTCAGGAGTTTGTAGCCTTCATTGGCGACTTGCCTCTGGTCTCATTCAACGCAGAATTCGACATGGCATTTCTCAACAATGCAGCAAAGCAACACGGCATGCAGATAAATAATCCTGTATCCTGTGCTCTCATAATGGCGCGACGTGCTTGGCCAGAACGGAAAAGCTATCGGCTCGCCGATCTTGCAAAAGATGGCAACCTGAGCACCAAAGACTCTCATCGCGCCCTTGGCGACTGCCAACGAGCACTTATTGTCTATACCGCTGCAGCTTCGCTCCTTGGCACAACGCGTTAA
- a CDS encoding DUF2442 domain-containing protein produces MAGEVRFTPEYLTGVFARLRDQMFFKQMYLDHGAVAWPGQIDLAPDAMYQEIKEKGIAIVE; encoded by the coding sequence GTGGCAGGTGAAGTCCGTTTTACACCAGAATATCTCACCGGTGTGTTTGCGCGATTGAGGGACCAAATGTTCTTCAAACAAATGTATCTAGACCATGGCGCAGTTGCATGGCCTGGGCAGATTGATTTGGCGCCGGATGCCATGTATCAAGAGATTAAAGAAAAGGGCATCGCGATTGTGGAGTAG
- a CDS encoding BrnA antitoxin family protein encodes MKKEKPSVSSVRGKRVVRSGRHIPDSAIDFSDIPELSDEQLKRMRRIGRPATGMAKQLIAIRLSPRLLATLRQIAAERGKPYQTLIHELLEKAASRAA; translated from the coding sequence ATGAAAAAAGAGAAACCATCCGTATCATCAGTGCGCGGCAAGCGAGTCGTAAGGAGCGGAAGGCATATTCCAGACTCAGCCATTGATTTTTCAGATATCCCTGAGCTGTCGGATGAGCAACTGAAGCGAATGCGTCGGATCGGGCGACCCGCCACGGGGATGGCGAAACAATTGATTGCGATCCGCCTGTCTCCGAGGCTCCTGGCTACTTTGAGACAGATAGCTGCGGAGCGGGGGAAGCCATACCAGACCCTGATTCATGAGCTGTTGGAAAAGGCTGCATCGCGTGCGGCGTGA
- a CDS encoding BrnT family toxin, whose amino-acid sequence MYDYVFEWDVQKAIANYEKHGVSFEEAATIFADPDGLDGEDSDHSQHEQRRQRIAVSIAGRILFVIYTLRRTGHEKRETIRIISARQASRKERKAYSRLSH is encoded by the coding sequence ATATACGATTATGTATTTGAGTGGGACGTCCAGAAGGCCATTGCGAATTATGAAAAGCATGGGGTTTCATTTGAAGAAGCCGCCACAATATTTGCCGATCCTGACGGCTTGGATGGGGAGGATAGCGACCATTCACAACACGAACAGCGCCGCCAACGTATTGCAGTATCCATAGCAGGACGTATCCTCTTTGTCATCTATACCCTGAGGAGGACGGGTCATGAAAAAAGAGAAACCATCCGTATCATCAGTGCGCGGCAAGCGAGTCGTAAGGAGCGGAAGGCATATTCCAGACTCAGCCATTGA
- a CDS encoding molybdopterin-dependent oxidoreductase — protein sequence MHRRTLLKALGLGTLVGSTSGCDAVGGIFGRMFAVPPRDTTYFTSNAKFYIVNYADGAVSASRELNIEQWKVHITGAVKTPMSLGWRDILNRDSYDQISTLMCIDTLPGGDSLGTATWRGISLKKLLVDCGADVETARDVVFRGIDGYDDSIPFARAMQDDVMLAFLMNGEKLPKEHGFPLRLLVPGLYGIKNVKWIVEIEVYPGDYKGYWQRKGWTDDGTIKVFSRIDSPGHYQTLRGPEHTFRGIAFGGPNSISKVELSFDAGRTWNDCTIEPPMSPYSWVIWTYTWQPPKPGKFQTVVRATDTRGQLQIADIVRPQPAGASGYHTIISEVEQL from the coding sequence ATGCATCGCCGGACACTGCTCAAAGCCTTGGGATTGGGAACACTAGTCGGGAGTACCAGCGGCTGTGACGCCGTCGGTGGAATATTCGGTCGAATGTTTGCAGTCCCCCCACGCGACACAACGTATTTCACCTCAAACGCTAAGTTTTATATCGTCAATTATGCTGATGGCGCCGTCTCCGCCTCCCGCGAGCTGAACATCGAACAGTGGAAAGTTCATATTACGGGCGCGGTCAAAACCCCGATGTCCCTTGGCTGGCGCGATATTTTAAATCGCGATTCTTATGATCAAATCTCCACTCTCATGTGCATCGATACCCTCCCCGGTGGCGACAGCCTGGGCACAGCGACATGGCGAGGTATTTCGCTCAAGAAACTTTTGGTCGACTGCGGGGCTGACGTTGAGACAGCGCGTGACGTGGTCTTTCGCGGCATCGACGGGTACGACGACAGCATTCCCTTCGCCCGTGCCATGCAGGATGACGTGATGCTGGCCTTTCTGATGAACGGTGAGAAGCTCCCCAAAGAACATGGTTTCCCCCTCCGCCTCCTGGTACCGGGGCTCTACGGCATCAAGAATGTGAAGTGGATTGTCGAGATCGAAGTCTATCCCGGCGACTACAAGGGCTACTGGCAACGTAAAGGATGGACCGACGACGGCACAATTAAGGTATTTTCACGCATCGATTCACCTGGGCATTATCAAACCTTGCGCGGACCAGAACACACCTTCCGAGGCATTGCCTTCGGTGGCCCCAACAGCATCAGCAAAGTTGAATTGAGTTTCGATGCAGGCCGCACATGGAACGACTGTACGATCGAGCCGCCGATGTCGCCCTATTCCTGGGTGATTTGGACTTACACATGGCAACCGCCGAAACCGGGGAAGTTCCAAACCGTCGTGCGCGCCACCGACACAAGGGGGCAACTTCAAATCGCGGACATCGTCCGCCCCCAACCAGCCGGCGCCAGCGGATACCACACAATCATTTCGGAAGTGGAGCAGCTATAG
- the lspA gene encoding signal peptidase II, which translates to MMPRFKRSVLVLLLLILCVGCDQLTKDAAHQYLAFQPPHSWFHDTVRLQYAENAGAFLSFGGGFSERARVLLFQVFPALCLLVLTMVLVVQTIPSTTVVAWSLVLSGGLGNLVDRVMNDGRVIDFMNLGIGSLRTGIFNVADICITIGVLVLFFQAAWVKPSSEESLSRR; encoded by the coding sequence ATGATGCCCCGCTTTAAACGAAGTGTGTTGGTTCTCCTGCTGCTCATCCTCTGTGTGGGGTGTGATCAACTTACGAAGGACGCAGCCCACCAGTATCTGGCCTTTCAGCCACCGCACTCGTGGTTTCACGATACGGTCCGCCTCCAATATGCCGAGAACGCCGGGGCGTTTCTGAGCTTCGGTGGAGGGTTCTCCGAGAGAGCACGCGTCCTTCTCTTTCAAGTCTTTCCTGCCTTATGTCTTCTCGTCTTGACGATGGTCCTCGTTGTCCAAACGATACCATCCACCACTGTCGTTGCCTGGAGTCTGGTACTGAGCGGCGGGTTGGGCAATCTTGTAGACCGCGTTATGAACGATGGCCGTGTGATCGATTTCATGAATCTTGGCATCGGCAGTCTTCGTACGGGGATCTTCAATGTGGCCGACATCTGCATTACAATCGGAGTCCTGGTGCTGTTTTTCCAAGCTGCTTGGGTCAAGCCCTCATCTGAGGAATCTCTCTCTCGCCGTTAG